A section of the Bombus huntii isolate Logan2020A chromosome 5, iyBomHunt1.1, whole genome shotgun sequence genome encodes:
- the LOC126866196 gene encoding histone deacetylase HDAC1 isoform X1 → MTTLPHSKKRVCYYYDSDIGNYYYGQGHPMKPHRIRMTHNLLLNYGLYRKMEIYRPHKATADEMTKFHSDDYIRFLRSIRPDNMSEYNKQMQRFNVGEDCPVFDGLYEFCQLSAGGSVAAAVKLNKQASEICINWGGGLHHAKKSEASGFCYVNDIVLGILELLKYHQRVLYIDIDVHHGDGVEEAFYTTDRVMTVSFHKYGEYFPGTGDLRDIGAGKGKYYAVNIPLRDGMDDESYESIFVPIISKVMETFQPSAVVLQCGADSLTGDRLGCFNLTVRGHGKCVEFVKKYNLPFLMVGGGGYTIRNVSRCWTYETSVALGSEIANELPYNDYFEYFGPDFKLHISPSNMANQNTPEYLEKIKTRLFENLRMLPHAPGVQVQPIPEDGAVIEDSEAEEKVNPDERLPQRDLDKRIQHENEYSDSEDEGEGGRRDNRSFKGSRKRPRLEKGQEGIESDLKKEEDIKSEPKENEKDEKTNVTNEETKKDGGSNP, encoded by the exons ATGACGACGTTGCCACATAGCAAGAAGCGTGTCTGCTACTACTATGATA gtgatattggaaattattattatggaCAAGGACATCCTATGAAGCCACATCGTATAAGGATGACACATAATTTACTTTTGAATTATGGTCTCTATAGGAAGATGGAAATATAT CGTCCACATAAAGCTACAGCAGATGAAATGACAAAATTTCATAGCGATGACTATATTAGGTTTTTGAGATCAATAAGACCTGATAATATGTCAGAGTATAATAAACAAATGCAACGAT TTAATGTAGGAGAAGATTGCCCTGTCTTTGATGGTTTATATGAATTTTGTCAATTATCAGCTGGAGGTTCTGTTGCTGCCGCTGTGAAACTTAACAAACAGGCCTcagaaatttgcataaattgGGGTGGTGGTTTGCATCATGCCAAAAAAAGTGAAGCATCTGGATTTTGTTATGTAAATGACATTGTATTAGGAATACTGGAATTGCTCAAATATCATCAAAGAGTACtatatattgatattgatGTTCATCATGGAGATGGTGTAGAAGAAGCTTTTTATACCACCGATAGAGTTATGACAGtttcttttcataaatatGGTGAATATTTTCCTGGTACTGGTGATCTGCGTGATATTGGTGCTGGGAAG GGAAAGTATTATGCAGTCAATATACCACTAAGAGACGGTATGGATGACGAAAGCTATGAGTCAATATTTGTACCTATTATTTCTAAAGTGATGGAAACTTTCCAGCCTTCTGCTGTGGTCCTACAATGTGGTGCTGATTCATTAACTG GAGATCGGTTAGGCTGTTTCAATTTAACAGTGAGGGGTCATGGGAAATGTGttgaatttgtaaaaaaatataatctaCCCTTCTTAATGGTTGGTGGTGGtggatatacaatcagaaatgTATCTAGATGTTGGACATACGAAACTTCGGTTGCTCTTGGTTCTGAAATTGCAAATGAGTTACCCTATAATGattactttgaatattttggtCCTGATTTTAAGCTGCACATTAGTCCTTCAAACATGGCAAATCAAAATACTCCTGAATATCTTGAGAAAATTAA aACCAGactgtttgaaaatttaagaaTGTTACCGCATGCCCCAGGTGTGCAGGTTCAACCAATTCCAGAAGATGGTGCAGTCATTGAAGATTCAGAGGCTGAAGAAAAGGTAAATCCAGACGAAAGATTACCACAACGAGATTTAGATAAAAGAATACAACACGAAAATGAATATAGCGACAGTGAGGATGAAGGTGAAGGGGGGCGAAGAGATAATAGGTCATTTAAG GGTTCCAGAAAACGACCACGTCTAGAAAAAGGACAAGAAGGTATAGAAAGTGatctaaaaaaagaagaagacaTAAAATCAGAACCAAAAg aaaatgagaaagatgAGAAAACGAATGTTACAAATgaggaaacgaagaaagatgGTGGATCGAATCCCTGA
- the LOC126866196 gene encoding histone deacetylase HDAC1 isoform X2: protein MKPHRIRMTHNLLLNYGLYRKMEIYRPHKATADEMTKFHSDDYIRFLRSIRPDNMSEYNKQMQRFNVGEDCPVFDGLYEFCQLSAGGSVAAAVKLNKQASEICINWGGGLHHAKKSEASGFCYVNDIVLGILELLKYHQRVLYIDIDVHHGDGVEEAFYTTDRVMTVSFHKYGEYFPGTGDLRDIGAGKGKYYAVNIPLRDGMDDESYESIFVPIISKVMETFQPSAVVLQCGADSLTGDRLGCFNLTVRGHGKCVEFVKKYNLPFLMVGGGGYTIRNVSRCWTYETSVALGSEIANELPYNDYFEYFGPDFKLHISPSNMANQNTPEYLEKIKTRLFENLRMLPHAPGVQVQPIPEDGAVIEDSEAEEKVNPDERLPQRDLDKRIQHENEYSDSEDEGEGGRRDNRSFKGSRKRPRLEKGQEGIESDLKKEEDIKSEPKENEKDEKTNVTNEETKKDGGSNP, encoded by the exons ATGAAGCCACATCGTATAAGGATGACACATAATTTACTTTTGAATTATGGTCTCTATAGGAAGATGGAAATATAT CGTCCACATAAAGCTACAGCAGATGAAATGACAAAATTTCATAGCGATGACTATATTAGGTTTTTGAGATCAATAAGACCTGATAATATGTCAGAGTATAATAAACAAATGCAACGAT TTAATGTAGGAGAAGATTGCCCTGTCTTTGATGGTTTATATGAATTTTGTCAATTATCAGCTGGAGGTTCTGTTGCTGCCGCTGTGAAACTTAACAAACAGGCCTcagaaatttgcataaattgGGGTGGTGGTTTGCATCATGCCAAAAAAAGTGAAGCATCTGGATTTTGTTATGTAAATGACATTGTATTAGGAATACTGGAATTGCTCAAATATCATCAAAGAGTACtatatattgatattgatGTTCATCATGGAGATGGTGTAGAAGAAGCTTTTTATACCACCGATAGAGTTATGACAGtttcttttcataaatatGGTGAATATTTTCCTGGTACTGGTGATCTGCGTGATATTGGTGCTGGGAAG GGAAAGTATTATGCAGTCAATATACCACTAAGAGACGGTATGGATGACGAAAGCTATGAGTCAATATTTGTACCTATTATTTCTAAAGTGATGGAAACTTTCCAGCCTTCTGCTGTGGTCCTACAATGTGGTGCTGATTCATTAACTG GAGATCGGTTAGGCTGTTTCAATTTAACAGTGAGGGGTCATGGGAAATGTGttgaatttgtaaaaaaatataatctaCCCTTCTTAATGGTTGGTGGTGGtggatatacaatcagaaatgTATCTAGATGTTGGACATACGAAACTTCGGTTGCTCTTGGTTCTGAAATTGCAAATGAGTTACCCTATAATGattactttgaatattttggtCCTGATTTTAAGCTGCACATTAGTCCTTCAAACATGGCAAATCAAAATACTCCTGAATATCTTGAGAAAATTAA aACCAGactgtttgaaaatttaagaaTGTTACCGCATGCCCCAGGTGTGCAGGTTCAACCAATTCCAGAAGATGGTGCAGTCATTGAAGATTCAGAGGCTGAAGAAAAGGTAAATCCAGACGAAAGATTACCACAACGAGATTTAGATAAAAGAATACAACACGAAAATGAATATAGCGACAGTGAGGATGAAGGTGAAGGGGGGCGAAGAGATAATAGGTCATTTAAG GGTTCCAGAAAACGACCACGTCTAGAAAAAGGACAAGAAGGTATAGAAAGTGatctaaaaaaagaagaagacaTAAAATCAGAACCAAAAg aaaatgagaaagatgAGAAAACGAATGTTACAAATgaggaaacgaagaaagatgGTGGATCGAATCCCTGA
- the LOC126866174 gene encoding putative sodium-coupled neutral amino acid transporter 10 isoform X1: MISQMPHVMTLANSIIGVSVLAMPFCFKQCGIVLAIVVLILSSTLSRLACHFLIKSAVMSRRRNFELLAFHAFGHMGKFLVELFIIGFLVGTCIAFFVIMGDLGPQIVRKVIDKKPEDIRTSLLITTSIFIVLPLGLLRNIDSLSTLCTATIIFYLCLVLKIITESMQHIFAGDWYEHVYYWRPSGILQCIPIFSMALFCQTQLFEIYETIPNVSLEKMNEVVRGALNICTIVYLCVGFFGYIAFCTQPFTGNILMSFEPSLSSEMIKMGFVFSIAFSFPLVIFPCRASLNSLLFRRVYAHEPSINYLPETRFRCLTIIIVTVSLITGILIPNIEFVLGLVGSTIGVMICLIFPAIFFISISSKHTNERLLAQVIMFVGICIMILSTYANLYALEESTNIKILTPTNNPANQINNIPLNLNKDNINAIANVPNNPEVLPNIKEEMSQLSGLNVPENSLNLQANDMRQEPPIPVERIVITEKSIVETQKSIDNILVTFAPVIKKIVDQIKRVDTDFHKESNNLVKNDIIITTKVATEDKEEINLMKKKESFIDKRKHYSLINSDAIKKEDSELAAYAEAANMLVAERHEKLRKTLEKHKQEQLQMVEEQKEILKDLKEQKQEIERQKQKDTEEYKKGKNDLKVLSGKSVIQAKMNSTIISNSNENESSKNQRENINNKTFKSALSNNENMNKRQNIQLDTYQMLFDNKLNNKKLKEVGVSPNNSKKLLKGPILNALTKRVLQRSISTDDLRLNNSKTDYNKNNFSNIISNLQGKSNVKLENLQYQYSLPIALKMRNQTNVENSLEEHKSEGTVQLIRRDILENHEREKREINIRIEETNTKVTSDISNESEYLIKNFTTKDNREECFKGNEKVEGNLINELKNKTNQNSSENDTAKTSLIKTNIYLSEQEFGNAVSIDSNIPIRGEYVKLKQRDLKFVNIGEDYNI, translated from the exons ATGATTTCTCAAATGCCACATGTTATGACTCTTGCAAACAGCATCATTGGAGTAAGCGTTCTTGCAATGCCATTTTGTTTCAAGCAATGCGGTATTGTTTTAGCTATTGTAGTCTTGATATTGAGTAGTACTTTGTCTAGACTTGCTTGtcattttcttattaaatCAGCTGTGATGTCTAGAAGACGAAATTTTGAACTTTTGGCTTTCCATGCGTTTGGTCATATGGGCAAATTTTTAGtggaattatttatcattGGTTTTCTTGTGGGAACATGTATTGCTTTCTTTGTTATTATGGGTGATTTAGGACCACAAATTGTGAGAAAAGTGATAGATAAGAAACCAGAGGATATTAGGACTAGTTTACTTATAACAACAAGCATTTTCATAGTTTTACCCTTGGGATTGCTTAGGAATATTGACAGTTTGTCTACTCTTTGTACTGCTACCATTATCTTTTATCTTTGTCTTGTATTAAAG ATAATAACAGAATCTATGCAGCATATTTTTGCTGGAGATTGGTATGAACACGTATATTATTGGAGACCATCTGGTATACTTCAATGCATACCTATCTTTTCTATGGCTTTATTTTGTCAAACCCAACTATTTGAAATCTATGAAACTATACCAAATGTATCTTTAGAGAAAATGAACGAAGTTGTACGAGGTgcattaaatatatgtactatTGTATATCTTTGTGTTGGATTCTTTGGTTATATTGCATTTTGCACACAGCCATTTACAG gCAATATATTAATGAGCTTTGAACCCAGTTTGTCATCTGAAATGATTAAAATGGGATTTGTGTTTTcaattgcatttagttttcctctAGTCATATTTCCATGCCGTGCAAGTCTAAACTCTCTTTTATTTCGCAGG GTGTATGCTCATGAACCCTCTATAAATTATTTGCCAGAAACAAGATTTAGATGTCTTACTATCATAATTGTAACTGTTTCTCTGATAACTGGCATTCTAATACCAAATATTGAATTTGTTCTTGGTTTAGTAGGATCTACCATTGGTGTAATGATTTGCTTGATATTTCCAGCAATATTCTTCATATCCATTAGTAGCAAACATACTAATGAGAGATTATTAGCTCAA GTAATCATGTTTGTTGGTATCTGTATTATGATTCTGAGCACATATGCAAATTTGTATGCGTTAGAAGAATCTACTaatataaagatattaacaccaACAAACAATCCTGCtaatcaaataaataatataccaTTAAACTTAAATAAGGATAATATTAATGCAATAGCAAATGTTCCTAATAATCCTGAAGTTCTTCCAAATATTAAGG AGGAAATGAGTCAGTTATCAGGCTTAAATGTTCCTGAGAATTCTTTAAATCTGCAAGCAAATGATATGCGACAAGAACCGCCAATACCAGTTGAACGTATTGTTATTACAGAAAAGTCAATAGTAGAAACACAAAAGTCTATTGACAATATATTAGTTACTTTTGCTCcagttattaaaaaaatagttGATCAAATAAAAAGGGTAGATACAGATTTTCATAAAGAATCAAacaatttagtaaaaaatgatattataataacaaCAAAAGTTGCCACTGAAGATAAGGAAGAAATTAATCTCatgaagaagaaagaaagtttTATAGATAAAAGAAAACACTATAGTCTTATAAATTCTGatgcaattaaaaaagaagattcAGAACTAGCTGCTTACGCAGAGGCTGCCAACATGTTAGTTGCAGAAAGACATGAAAAACTTAGAAAAACTTTAGAAAAACACAAACAAGAACAACTGCAAATGGTGGAAGAgcagaaagaaatattaaaagatcTTAAAGAACAAAAACAAGAAATTGAGAGGCAGAAGCAAAAAGATACAGAGGAATATAAAAAAggtaaaaatgatttaaagGTTCTTAGTGGAAAATCTGTCATACAAGCAAAAATGAATTCTACAATCATAAGTAATAGTAACGAAAATGAATCCTCCAAAAACCAAAGggaaaatatcaataataaaacTTTTAAGTCAGCTCTTTCTAACAATGAAAACATGAATAAAAGGCAAAATATTCAATTGGATACATACCAAATGCTATTTGACAACaagttaaataataaaaagctTAAGGAAGTAGGAGTGAGTCCTAATAATTCaaaaaaattacttaaagGACCTATCTTGAATGCTTTGACAAAACGAGTATTACAAAGATCTATTTCCACTGATGACTTAAGACTAAACAATAGTAAAACTgactataataaaaataattttagcaatataatttctaatttacaAGGAAAGTCAAATGTAAAGTTAGAAAATTTACAGTATCAATATTCCTTACCAATCGCATTAAAAATGCGAAATCAAACAAATGTAGAGAATTCGTTAGAAGAACATAAGTCCGAGGGAACCGTTCAACTAATTCGTAGAGATATTTTAGAGAATCATGAACGTGAAAAGcgagaaattaatataagaaTAGAAGAAACTAATACCAAAGTCACAAGTGATATCTCAAATGAATCTGAAtatctaataaaaaatttcaccaCTAAGGATAATCGCGAAGAATGTTTTAAAGGAAATGAAAAAGTTGAgggaaatttaataaatgaattaaagaACAAAACAAACCAGAATTCTTCCGAAAATGATACAGCTAAAACATCATTGATTAAAactaatatatatttgtcagaacAAGAATTTGGAAACGCAGTTTCAATCGATTCGAACATTCCCATAAGAGGAGAATATGTTAAATTGAAACAGAGGGATTTAAAATTCGTGAATATCGGTGAAGATTATAATATCTAA
- the LOC126866174 gene encoding putative sodium-coupled neutral amino acid transporter 10 isoform X2 yields MISQMPHVMTLANSIIGIITESMQHIFAGDWYEHVYYWRPSGILQCIPIFSMALFCQTQLFEIYETIPNVSLEKMNEVVRGALNICTIVYLCVGFFGYIAFCTQPFTGNILMSFEPSLSSEMIKMGFVFSIAFSFPLVIFPCRASLNSLLFRRVYAHEPSINYLPETRFRCLTIIIVTVSLITGILIPNIEFVLGLVGSTIGVMICLIFPAIFFISISSKHTNERLLAQVIMFVGICIMILSTYANLYALEESTNIKILTPTNNPANQINNIPLNLNKDNINAIANVPNNPEVLPNIKEEMSQLSGLNVPENSLNLQANDMRQEPPIPVERIVITEKSIVETQKSIDNILVTFAPVIKKIVDQIKRVDTDFHKESNNLVKNDIIITTKVATEDKEEINLMKKKESFIDKRKHYSLINSDAIKKEDSELAAYAEAANMLVAERHEKLRKTLEKHKQEQLQMVEEQKEILKDLKEQKQEIERQKQKDTEEYKKGKNDLKVLSGKSVIQAKMNSTIISNSNENESSKNQRENINNKTFKSALSNNENMNKRQNIQLDTYQMLFDNKLNNKKLKEVGVSPNNSKKLLKGPILNALTKRVLQRSISTDDLRLNNSKTDYNKNNFSNIISNLQGKSNVKLENLQYQYSLPIALKMRNQTNVENSLEEHKSEGTVQLIRRDILENHEREKREINIRIEETNTKVTSDISNESEYLIKNFTTKDNREECFKGNEKVEGNLINELKNKTNQNSSENDTAKTSLIKTNIYLSEQEFGNAVSIDSNIPIRGEYVKLKQRDLKFVNIGEDYNI; encoded by the exons ATGATTTCTCAAATGCCACATGTTATGACTCTTGCAAACAGCATCATTGGA ATAATAACAGAATCTATGCAGCATATTTTTGCTGGAGATTGGTATGAACACGTATATTATTGGAGACCATCTGGTATACTTCAATGCATACCTATCTTTTCTATGGCTTTATTTTGTCAAACCCAACTATTTGAAATCTATGAAACTATACCAAATGTATCTTTAGAGAAAATGAACGAAGTTGTACGAGGTgcattaaatatatgtactatTGTATATCTTTGTGTTGGATTCTTTGGTTATATTGCATTTTGCACACAGCCATTTACAG gCAATATATTAATGAGCTTTGAACCCAGTTTGTCATCTGAAATGATTAAAATGGGATTTGTGTTTTcaattgcatttagttttcctctAGTCATATTTCCATGCCGTGCAAGTCTAAACTCTCTTTTATTTCGCAGG GTGTATGCTCATGAACCCTCTATAAATTATTTGCCAGAAACAAGATTTAGATGTCTTACTATCATAATTGTAACTGTTTCTCTGATAACTGGCATTCTAATACCAAATATTGAATTTGTTCTTGGTTTAGTAGGATCTACCATTGGTGTAATGATTTGCTTGATATTTCCAGCAATATTCTTCATATCCATTAGTAGCAAACATACTAATGAGAGATTATTAGCTCAA GTAATCATGTTTGTTGGTATCTGTATTATGATTCTGAGCACATATGCAAATTTGTATGCGTTAGAAGAATCTACTaatataaagatattaacaccaACAAACAATCCTGCtaatcaaataaataatataccaTTAAACTTAAATAAGGATAATATTAATGCAATAGCAAATGTTCCTAATAATCCTGAAGTTCTTCCAAATATTAAGG AGGAAATGAGTCAGTTATCAGGCTTAAATGTTCCTGAGAATTCTTTAAATCTGCAAGCAAATGATATGCGACAAGAACCGCCAATACCAGTTGAACGTATTGTTATTACAGAAAAGTCAATAGTAGAAACACAAAAGTCTATTGACAATATATTAGTTACTTTTGCTCcagttattaaaaaaatagttGATCAAATAAAAAGGGTAGATACAGATTTTCATAAAGAATCAAacaatttagtaaaaaatgatattataataacaaCAAAAGTTGCCACTGAAGATAAGGAAGAAATTAATCTCatgaagaagaaagaaagtttTATAGATAAAAGAAAACACTATAGTCTTATAAATTCTGatgcaattaaaaaagaagattcAGAACTAGCTGCTTACGCAGAGGCTGCCAACATGTTAGTTGCAGAAAGACATGAAAAACTTAGAAAAACTTTAGAAAAACACAAACAAGAACAACTGCAAATGGTGGAAGAgcagaaagaaatattaaaagatcTTAAAGAACAAAAACAAGAAATTGAGAGGCAGAAGCAAAAAGATACAGAGGAATATAAAAAAggtaaaaatgatttaaagGTTCTTAGTGGAAAATCTGTCATACAAGCAAAAATGAATTCTACAATCATAAGTAATAGTAACGAAAATGAATCCTCCAAAAACCAAAGggaaaatatcaataataaaacTTTTAAGTCAGCTCTTTCTAACAATGAAAACATGAATAAAAGGCAAAATATTCAATTGGATACATACCAAATGCTATTTGACAACaagttaaataataaaaagctTAAGGAAGTAGGAGTGAGTCCTAATAATTCaaaaaaattacttaaagGACCTATCTTGAATGCTTTGACAAAACGAGTATTACAAAGATCTATTTCCACTGATGACTTAAGACTAAACAATAGTAAAACTgactataataaaaataattttagcaatataatttctaatttacaAGGAAAGTCAAATGTAAAGTTAGAAAATTTACAGTATCAATATTCCTTACCAATCGCATTAAAAATGCGAAATCAAACAAATGTAGAGAATTCGTTAGAAGAACATAAGTCCGAGGGAACCGTTCAACTAATTCGTAGAGATATTTTAGAGAATCATGAACGTGAAAAGcgagaaattaatataagaaTAGAAGAAACTAATACCAAAGTCACAAGTGATATCTCAAATGAATCTGAAtatctaataaaaaatttcaccaCTAAGGATAATCGCGAAGAATGTTTTAAAGGAAATGAAAAAGTTGAgggaaatttaataaatgaattaaagaACAAAACAAACCAGAATTCTTCCGAAAATGATACAGCTAAAACATCATTGATTAAAactaatatatatttgtcagaacAAGAATTTGGAAACGCAGTTTCAATCGATTCGAACATTCCCATAAGAGGAGAATATGTTAAATTGAAACAGAGGGATTTAAAATTCGTGAATATCGGTGAAGATTATAATATCTAA
- the LOC126866174 gene encoding putative sodium-coupled neutral amino acid transporter 10 isoform X3, whose translation MQHIFAGDWYEHVYYWRPSGILQCIPIFSMALFCQTQLFEIYETIPNVSLEKMNEVVRGALNICTIVYLCVGFFGYIAFCTQPFTGNILMSFEPSLSSEMIKMGFVFSIAFSFPLVIFPCRASLNSLLFRRVYAHEPSINYLPETRFRCLTIIIVTVSLITGILIPNIEFVLGLVGSTIGVMICLIFPAIFFISISSKHTNERLLAQVIMFVGICIMILSTYANLYALEESTNIKILTPTNNPANQINNIPLNLNKDNINAIANVPNNPEVLPNIKEEMSQLSGLNVPENSLNLQANDMRQEPPIPVERIVITEKSIVETQKSIDNILVTFAPVIKKIVDQIKRVDTDFHKESNNLVKNDIIITTKVATEDKEEINLMKKKESFIDKRKHYSLINSDAIKKEDSELAAYAEAANMLVAERHEKLRKTLEKHKQEQLQMVEEQKEILKDLKEQKQEIERQKQKDTEEYKKGKNDLKVLSGKSVIQAKMNSTIISNSNENESSKNQRENINNKTFKSALSNNENMNKRQNIQLDTYQMLFDNKLNNKKLKEVGVSPNNSKKLLKGPILNALTKRVLQRSISTDDLRLNNSKTDYNKNNFSNIISNLQGKSNVKLENLQYQYSLPIALKMRNQTNVENSLEEHKSEGTVQLIRRDILENHEREKREINIRIEETNTKVTSDISNESEYLIKNFTTKDNREECFKGNEKVEGNLINELKNKTNQNSSENDTAKTSLIKTNIYLSEQEFGNAVSIDSNIPIRGEYVKLKQRDLKFVNIGEDYNI comes from the exons ATGCAGCATATTTTTGCTGGAGATTGGTATGAACACGTATATTATTGGAGACCATCTGGTATACTTCAATGCATACCTATCTTTTCTATGGCTTTATTTTGTCAAACCCAACTATTTGAAATCTATGAAACTATACCAAATGTATCTTTAGAGAAAATGAACGAAGTTGTACGAGGTgcattaaatatatgtactatTGTATATCTTTGTGTTGGATTCTTTGGTTATATTGCATTTTGCACACAGCCATTTACAG gCAATATATTAATGAGCTTTGAACCCAGTTTGTCATCTGAAATGATTAAAATGGGATTTGTGTTTTcaattgcatttagttttcctctAGTCATATTTCCATGCCGTGCAAGTCTAAACTCTCTTTTATTTCGCAGG GTGTATGCTCATGAACCCTCTATAAATTATTTGCCAGAAACAAGATTTAGATGTCTTACTATCATAATTGTAACTGTTTCTCTGATAACTGGCATTCTAATACCAAATATTGAATTTGTTCTTGGTTTAGTAGGATCTACCATTGGTGTAATGATTTGCTTGATATTTCCAGCAATATTCTTCATATCCATTAGTAGCAAACATACTAATGAGAGATTATTAGCTCAA GTAATCATGTTTGTTGGTATCTGTATTATGATTCTGAGCACATATGCAAATTTGTATGCGTTAGAAGAATCTACTaatataaagatattaacaccaACAAACAATCCTGCtaatcaaataaataatataccaTTAAACTTAAATAAGGATAATATTAATGCAATAGCAAATGTTCCTAATAATCCTGAAGTTCTTCCAAATATTAAGG AGGAAATGAGTCAGTTATCAGGCTTAAATGTTCCTGAGAATTCTTTAAATCTGCAAGCAAATGATATGCGACAAGAACCGCCAATACCAGTTGAACGTATTGTTATTACAGAAAAGTCAATAGTAGAAACACAAAAGTCTATTGACAATATATTAGTTACTTTTGCTCcagttattaaaaaaatagttGATCAAATAAAAAGGGTAGATACAGATTTTCATAAAGAATCAAacaatttagtaaaaaatgatattataataacaaCAAAAGTTGCCACTGAAGATAAGGAAGAAATTAATCTCatgaagaagaaagaaagtttTATAGATAAAAGAAAACACTATAGTCTTATAAATTCTGatgcaattaaaaaagaagattcAGAACTAGCTGCTTACGCAGAGGCTGCCAACATGTTAGTTGCAGAAAGACATGAAAAACTTAGAAAAACTTTAGAAAAACACAAACAAGAACAACTGCAAATGGTGGAAGAgcagaaagaaatattaaaagatcTTAAAGAACAAAAACAAGAAATTGAGAGGCAGAAGCAAAAAGATACAGAGGAATATAAAAAAggtaaaaatgatttaaagGTTCTTAGTGGAAAATCTGTCATACAAGCAAAAATGAATTCTACAATCATAAGTAATAGTAACGAAAATGAATCCTCCAAAAACCAAAGggaaaatatcaataataaaacTTTTAAGTCAGCTCTTTCTAACAATGAAAACATGAATAAAAGGCAAAATATTCAATTGGATACATACCAAATGCTATTTGACAACaagttaaataataaaaagctTAAGGAAGTAGGAGTGAGTCCTAATAATTCaaaaaaattacttaaagGACCTATCTTGAATGCTTTGACAAAACGAGTATTACAAAGATCTATTTCCACTGATGACTTAAGACTAAACAATAGTAAAACTgactataataaaaataattttagcaatataatttctaatttacaAGGAAAGTCAAATGTAAAGTTAGAAAATTTACAGTATCAATATTCCTTACCAATCGCATTAAAAATGCGAAATCAAACAAATGTAGAGAATTCGTTAGAAGAACATAAGTCCGAGGGAACCGTTCAACTAATTCGTAGAGATATTTTAGAGAATCATGAACGTGAAAAGcgagaaattaatataagaaTAGAAGAAACTAATACCAAAGTCACAAGTGATATCTCAAATGAATCTGAAtatctaataaaaaatttcaccaCTAAGGATAATCGCGAAGAATGTTTTAAAGGAAATGAAAAAGTTGAgggaaatttaataaatgaattaaagaACAAAACAAACCAGAATTCTTCCGAAAATGATACAGCTAAAACATCATTGATTAAAactaatatatatttgtcagaacAAGAATTTGGAAACGCAGTTTCAATCGATTCGAACATTCCCATAAGAGGAGAATATGTTAAATTGAAACAGAGGGATTTAAAATTCGTGAATATCGGTGAAGATTATAATATCTAA